The Bacteroidetes bacterium SB0662_bin_6 genome contains the following window.
GTCCCGCTTGCACACGGTCGTAAGCGACCTGTTTTCCGGCATGGATCCGGAGACGCACCGCCTGACCGCCGAGCAGGTCGCCGTTTTTAGCGAGAAGGGGTATGTGTCCGGAATTAGTCTTCTTAATGACGAACAGATCGAAGCGCTTCGGGCAGAATTACAGGAGTTTTTCGACCCGGGTCACGAGGGGCATGAGCTCTGGCACGAATACCATACCAACGAGTCCGGTGACCCGGACAACGTGTTGTTTCATGCCCTTGGCGCCTGGCGGATTCGCCCGGGATTTCATGACGCCTTGTGGAATCCGGCGTTTACCGTACCGGCGGCCCAGCTTCTTGCCGGTCCGGTCCGGTTCTGGCACGACCAGCTTTTTTGCAAACCCGCCCGACATGGCGGGGTGGTGGCATGGCATCAGGATTATTCGTATTGGACCCGCACACAGCCCCTGTCGCATCTCACCTGCTGGATCGGCCTCGACGACGCCACGGTTGATAACGGATGCATCTGCTACATTCCGGGGAGCCACGAATGGGAACTGCTTCCGATCACGGGGCTGGCGAACGACATGGAAGCTATTTTTCAAGTCCTGACCGAGGAGCAGAAGGAAGCGTTCAATCCTGTTTCGATAGAACTCAAGGCCGGGGAGGCGACCTTTCATCATCCCCTGATGGTGCATGGTTCCCATGCGAACCGGACGGCTCGCCCTCGGCGCGCCATGGTCATCAATGTAGTTCGGGACGGAGTGCACTCTGCTACCGACGAGCCGCTTCTCGACGGCGTCCCGACTATTGGTAAAGGCAAGGCGCTGGACGGCCAATTCTTTCCCCTTTTGTACGATCCTTCCAACCCATGAAACGCATCGTATCCGCATTGCTCGTCGCGCTTGCGGCGTTTATTTCGTTTGCTCCTGCCTATGGTCAGGAGGCCGCCCCGCTGCGGCTCGCCCTTGCCCGCCTTACGCAAGACCATGTGTCCTGGGTATTCAATCGCCCCGACAAGACGGACATCGAAATTGTCGGCGCGTACGAGCCAAACGCCGCGTTGCGGGAGCGATTCATTGAGCGATACGATCTGGACCCGGGCCTTTTCTTTACGGACCTGGAGGACATGCTCGACGAGGCGGCTCCAGAAGCTGTTGCGGCTTTCGGTTCCATTGCCGAGCATGTAGAGGTGGTGGAGGCAGCGGCGCCGCGCGGCGTCCATGTCATGGTGGAGAAGCCGCTGGCGTTCGCCATGGAGGACGCGCTTCGCATGCGCGCCCTGGCCGAGCAGCACGACATTCATGTGATCACCAACTACGAAACGAGCTGGTATCCTTCCATGTACGCGGCGCAGGAAGCTATTGCGGACAGCGCGTTGGGCCCTGTTCGGAAAATGGTCATTCGGGACGGACATCAGGGGCCCGCGGAGATTGGAGTGAGCGCAGAATTTCTGGAATGGCTCACCGATCCGGCGTATAACGGCGGCGGGGCGCTTATCGATTTCGGGTGCTACGGGGCCAACCTTGCGACCTGGTTGATGGGGGGCGAACCGCCCCGGACGGTAACCGCCGTGACGCAACAGATCAAGCCGGACATCTACCCGCAGGTGGACGACGAGGCCACGATCCTGTTGACCTGGCCGCATGCGCAGGCGATCATTCAGGCCTCCTGGAACTGGCCGTTCAACCGCAAGGATATGCATGTCTACGGTCGAACGGGGTATCTTTTTGCGCCGCACGGGACGGAATTGCGCATCCGGCGGGAAGGCGACGCCGGGGAGCGCGTACATCGTCTGGAGCCGCGGCCCGCTCCGCTCGACGATCCGTTCAGCTATCTGGCCGCCGTGGTGCGCGGCGAGGTACAGGTTTCCGGCACCGACCTTTCTTCCCTGGAGAACAATGTAACCGTGGTGCGCATTCTCGACGCCGCCCGCGAGTCCGCCCGTACGGGCCGAACGGTGGTGTTGGAGTAGGGGAGGGTTACGATGATGAGGGGGTGCTTCAGACTGCCTGTCTGTTTTTTTCTTCTGCTGCTCCTTGCTGCGCCTGTGCATGGGCAAGATCAGGCGGTCGAGTCATCGACTGGGGATAGCGCATTACAGCTTGAGGAGCCGTTTCCGGCCCTCCGCTTCACCCGCCCCGTGGATTTTCAGGCGCCGGGCGACGGTTCCGATCGGATCTTCGTGGTCGAGCAGGCCGGGGTCATAAAGGTTTTCGATAACAGTCCCGGTACCGCCTCCACCAAAGTTTTTCTGGATATAAGGGGCCGGGTTCGCGATCAGGGCAACGAAGAGGGGCTGCTGGGTCTTGCGTTTCACCCGGCATTCGCCGCGAACGGATATTTCTTCGTGGATTATACGGCGTCCAATCCCCGGCGGACCGTGGTGGCTCGTTACAGTGTGGATCCGAACGATCCCGATCGCGCGCTGCCGGGAAGCGAGGCGGTCATTCTCGAAGTAGCCCAGCCGTACAGCAATCATAATGCGGGGCAAATCGTGTTCGGCCCCGACGGGTATCTGTATGTAACCATGGGCGATGGCGGCAGCGGCGGCGATCCGCAAGAACACGGCGAAAACCCCGCCACCTTGCTGGGTTCCATTCTGCGCATCGATGTAGACGGAGGTTCGCCGTACGCCATTCCCTCGGACAATCCTTTTGCGGGCAACACGGAGGGCTATCGCGAGGAGATTTATGCGTATGGCCTGCGCAACCCCTGGCGGATCAGTTTCGACCCGTCGACCGGCCGTTTGTGGGCTGCCGATGTCGGGCAGAACCTGTACGAGGAAGTGAACATTATCGAGAAAGGGGCGAATTACGGATGGGATATCATGGAGGGGCTGCATTGTTATGAGCCGGCTACGGGTTGTGATCGGACAGGGCTGACATTGCCTGTATGGGAATACTCGCACGATCTCGGCATTTCGATCACGGGCGGTTTCGTATACCGGGGCACGTTGGTTTCCTCGCTGGAGGGCCGGTATGTGTTCGCCGACTACGGAACGGGTCGTATCTGGGCGCTTGCCTGGGACGGCGCCACCGCACAGGTGGAGGAGATTATGGACACCAGCCTTGCCATCTCGTCTTTTGGGGTTGATGAGCAGCAGGAACTGTACGCACTGGCTTTCGACGGCAGGATATACCGGTTTGCGGAAATGTCTCTTCCGGGTACGAGCGCGGAAAGCGAGGAGTTGCCTGCCGAGGCAGTGCTTCTGGGCAACTATCCGAATCCGTTCAATCCGGAGACGACCATACGGTATGCATTGCCACGATCAGGCAAGGTGCGTCTCGCGGTGTACGATTTGCTCGGGCACGAAGTGGCGGTGCTTGTCGATACGGTGGAACCCGCAGGGCATCACGCAGTGCGTTTCGACGGCGACGATGTGCCAAGCGGTTCATACGTGTACCGTTTACGGGTCGGGGAGAAAGTCATTGCACGCACCATGACGCTGGTCAAGTGAATCGGTGTCCCGGTTCCGGGGTGAAAAGTCTCCTTGTAGCCGAAATTCTGCGTACCTTCAAGGTCTGTGCAGTTGTCCGGTCCATACATTGGGATACTCTGATCAAGACCACTTCGCTCAGCGCTTCACGTTTGTGCGTGAAGCGCCCTTCGGGAGGCAGAGAGGGGCACGCTGGCCGCGTCATTCCTCATTATGTGGGGCCTGCCACACTGCTTCGTCATTCCTTGCCAGCGCACCCCTTTCAGCCTCTGAGCTTTGCGGACTTAATCAGAGTATCCCATGGCCTCGACCCTGAAAATGTCTCTACATAACTCCGTCCATTCTTTCGTTTTGTGCTCCAGGATGCCGATCTGCTGCCTTGTCTTGCTGTTTCTTGGCGCTTCCGCATGTGGCCTGGGTGAGTTCGCGGATCCGGAACCTGTACCAGAAGAAGGCGAACTACAGCTTGAGGAGCCGTTTCCGGCGCTCCGTTTCACCCGTCCTGTGGATTTCCAGATACCGGGGGACGGCTCCGGCCGTATCTTCGTGGTCGAGCAGGCGGGGGTCATCAAGGTTTTCGATAATCGCTCCGATATCGGTTCCGCTGACACCTTTCTCGATATAAAGGACCGGGTTCGCGACCAGGGCAACGAAGAGGGATTGCTGGGTCTTGCATTTCACCCGGAGTTCGCCACGAACGGCTATTTCTTCGTGGATTACACCGCTTCCGATCCCCGGCGGACCGTGGTGGCCCGTTACAGCGTGGACCCGAATGATCCCGATCGCGCGCTGCCGGGAAGCGAGACGGTCATTCTCGAGGTAGCCCAGCCGTACGGCAATCATAATGCGGGGCAGATCGTGTTCGGCCCCGGTGATGGATATCTCTATGTAACCCTCGGGGACGGCGGCAGCGCCGGAGATCCGCAAGACAACAGCCAGGACCCCACTACCTTGCTGGGGGCCATCCTGCGCATCGATGTGGATGGGGAGTCGCCGTACGCGATTCCTCCGGACAATCCCTTTGCGGGCAACACGGAGGGCTATCGCGAGGAGATTTATGCGTATGGGCTGCGCAATCCCTGGCGGATCAGTTTCGACCTGCCGACCGGCCGTTTGTGGGCTGCCGATGTCGGGCAGCACCGGTATGAGGAAGTGCACATCATTGAGGCGGGGAAGAATTACGGATGGGACATCATTGAGGGGATGCACTGTTATGAGCCGAGTACGGGCTGTGACCAGGAAGGGCTGGAGCCTCCCGTGTGGGAATACTCGCACGATTTCGGTATTTCGATCACGGGCGGTTTCGTGTACCACGGAGATCTGGCGCCCTCGCTGGCGGGCCGGTATGTGTTCGCCGACTATGGAACGGGGCGCATCTGGGCGCTTGCATGGGACGGCGCCGAGGCGGAGGTAGAGGAGATTATGAACACCAGCCTTGCTATCTCGTCCTTTGGAGTCGATGCGCAGCAGGAACTGTACGCACTGGCTTTCAACGGCAGGATATACCGGTTCACGGAGCAATCTCCCGATCCGTAAGTTGCACCTGTACGCATGTTGCCCGCCGAGCCGGGCATGCGTATTATGCAGGGCATGTATCCTTGAGGGCCAACGCCGTGACTTCCTATCGCCTTTTCCCCGTATCGCACACGCTTCGTCGAATTGCTCTTCTTGCGCTGATCCCCATCGTTTGGGGCTGCGGCTCTTCTTCCGAAGGGTCGGGGGAAGACGGTGCGACATCATCTCTCGAAATTGCTGTCGTGCCCAAGGGCACCACCCATGAGTTCTGGAAGGCCATCCATGCCGGCGCAGAGAAAGCGGCTGTCGAATTCGGCGTGGATGTGATCTGGCAGGGACCGCAGAAGGAAGACGATCGCCAATTGCAGATTCAGGTGGTCCAAAACTTGATCAGCCGGGGCGTGGATGCTATTGTGCTGGCGCCTCTCGATTCCCGCAGCATGGCGCGTCCGGTAGAGGCCGCCGTCGCCCGGGGCATTCCGGTGGTCGTCATTGATTCCGGACTGGAATCGGAAGCCCAATCCAGTTTCATTGCTTCGAACAACTACGAAGGGGGCAGGATAGGCGGGCAGTATCTTGCCGAAGCGATCGGCGGGGAAGGTAAAGTGGTGCTGTTGCGTTATCAGGAAGGGTCCGCAAGCACCACGAACCGGGAGCGCGGCTTCCTCGACGCACTGAACGAGTATGCCCCGGACGCCGAGTTGCTTATCGATAACATGTATGCGGGCGCCACAATGGCCAAGGCGCTTCAGGTCTCCCAGAATATTCTCAACCGCTTCCCGGAAATCGACGCCATCTTTACTCCCAACGAATCCGCCACGCAAGGTATGCTGCGCGCACTGGAAACGTCGGGGCGCGCAGGCGAGGTGATGCTGGTAGGGTTCGATGTCAACCAGATCCTGCTGGACGCCATGCGGGACGGGAAGTTGCACGGACTGGTGGTGCAGGACCCTGTAGGCATGGGGTACGAAGGCGTTAAGGCCGCGGTGTCCATTGTGCAGGGGGAAACCATCCCGGAACGGATGGATACGCGCACCATTCTTGTGACTCCCTACAACATAGACGACGCCGACATTCAGGAGTTGCTGCATCCCGACTTTGAACGCTGGCTCGGCAACTAACCGCCTTCCGGCGTGCTCCATGTCATCTCCCGTGCTTCGCCTTGAGGGCATCCGAAAATCGTTCGGCCCTGTGCATGCGCTCCGGGGCGTGGACCTGAACGTACGGGCGGGCGAAGTGCATGCGCTGGTAGGCGAGAACGGCGCCGGGAAAAGCACGCTCATGAAGATACTGAGCGGCGCATACCAGCCCGATGCGGGAAGCATGACCTTGTACGGCGAGCCGTATGCGCCGGCCAATCCGCTGGACGGGCGCGATGCCGGCATCAGCATGATTTACCAGGAACTCGTGCTGGCGCCGCATCTGACTGTCGAGGAGAATGTGACTCTGGGCGCCGAACATGCGCGCCGCGGATGGATTCGCCCCCGCACTCGTGAAGTAGAACAGGTCCTGAGAGATCTTGGACAGCAGGGGATTGCGCCCGATGTCAGGGTAAGCGATCTGAGCATAGGCAAGAAGCAACTGGTCGAAATTGCCCGGGCGCTGCTCTTCGATGCCCGTATCGTGGTCATGGACGAACCCACGAGTTCCCTGGCTGCCGATGACACGCAAGCGTTGTTCGAGGCCATTGGCCGGATGAAAGAGCAGGGACTCGCTGTCATTTACATCAGCCATTTCCTCGAAGAAGTGCAGGAGGTGTGCGATTGCTACACCGTGCTGCGCGACGGAGAAATGATTTCCACCGGACGGGTCGCCGACACGTCCATCCCCCGCATTATAGAAGATATGGTGGGGCGGTCGGTGGATGAACTTTTTCCCTCCAGCCACCACGAGATCGGCGATCCGCTGCTGGATGTCTCCGATTTGCAGGGGAGGCAGGGACTTCCCGACGGGGTTCACTTTACGCTGCATCGCGGGGAAATCATGGGTATTTCCGGGTTGGTGGGCGCCGGGCGTTCCGAGATGGTGCGGACGCTTTTCGGGCTGGAGCCGGCCAGGGACGGCACGCTGTCCATCAGGGGCCATGATGCGCTGCGCGTTGCCTGGATGACTCCGCGGGCTGCGCTCGATCAGGGGTTGGACCTTTTGAGCGAAAACCGGAAGGAGGAGGGGCTGGCGCTCAATCTGTCCCTGGTTTTCAATCTGACCTTATCCGATCTGCGGCGCTACAGCCGGGCCGGGTTTCTGCAACTGGCCAGGGAACGCCGCGACGGAGCGCACTGGATTGATGTCCTGCGCATCCGAACCGGCTCCATCGAGCAGCGGGCCGACGAACTTTCGGGCGGAAACCAGCAGAAAGTGTGTCTGGCGCGCCTTCTGCAGCAGGACAATGATATTCTTTTCCTGGACGAACCGACCCGGGGTATCGATATCGGCAGCAAGGCCGAGATATACAAGCTCGTCCACCGTCTTGCCGAGCAGGGCAAGGCCATCGTGATGATCAGTTCGTACCTGCCCGAACTGCTGGGCGTATGCGACACGCTGGGGGTCATGCACAAGGGGCGGCTCTCGACCGTGCGCCCTATCCATGAATGGACGGAACACCGTATTATGCAATTCGCCACATCCGGACACGACGCATGACGAAGAAACGGGATTACAAGGCCATGTTGTCGGAGCTCGGTCCCTTTCTCGGGCTGATCTTCGTATTCGTGTTGTTCACCATCCTGACGCCGTCCGCCTTCACGTCGTTCTATAATATCAAGACAATCCTGACGCAGAGCGTTATCATCGGGATTGCGGCGTACGGCACCACGTTCATTATCGTTTCGGAGGGCATCGATCTGAGCGTTGGTTCGCAGATTGCTCTGACGACGGTTATCGTGGCTACGGTGCTTAACCTGCCCGCGAGCGATCCGGGGCTTTTCTACCCGTTGCTGGCGCTGGCCGCCGGCGTGCTGGCCTGCACGGGAGTGGGCGCCTTCAACGGGTTCATCATCACGAAATTCCGCATCGTGCCCTTCATCGTCACGCTGGGAACGATGCAGATCGTGCGCGGCCTGGCCAAGTGGATCGGCAAGGAACAGACCGTCGCCACGCCGTCCAACTGGCTGACGAACCTCATGTTGATCGACCCCTCGCCGTCGTGGCTCATCTTCGGGCCCGGGGTGTGGCTTACGCTTGTGTTGCTTTTCGTTTCGGCGGTCCTGTTGAAGTATACCGTCCTGGGGCGGTATACCTTCGCTATCGGGTCCAACGAGCAGACGGCCCGCCTCTGCGGCATCAAGGTGGATCGCATGAAGATCGTGATCTACGCGCTGGGCGGCCTGTTGACCGGCATTGCCGGCGTCATGCAGTACAGCTACCTCACGGTCGGGGACCCGACGACCGCCGTGGGGCTGGAACTGGATATCATTGCCGCCGTGGTCATCGGGGGCGGTTCCCTGAGCGGCGGGGAAGGAAGCGTAGTGGGGTCCATTTTCGGGGCGCTTATCATGGCTGTCCTGCGCAACGGAAGCAACATGCTGGGCTTGCCGAATTACGTGCAGGAGATCATTATCGGCACCATCATTGTCGGAGCCGTACTGGTCGACCAGCAGAAACACCGGTTGCGGGCCGCGGGGTAAGGTAGCCGCCTACACCAGCACTTCTCCCGTCATTTCCTCGGGTATCGGTTCGCCGAGGATGGCAAGGATGGTGGGGGCCACGTCGCCGAGTTTGCCGTCGCGGATGGGGCCGTCGAATCCCTCCCGGACGATAAGATGGGGCACGAGCGCCGTCGTGTGCGCCGTATGCGGGCTGCCGTCCGGGTTCCGCATCCGGTCGGCGTTCCCGTGATCGGCGATGACACTCACCGAATAGCCGTGCGCGATCGCTGCTTCGATGACCACCCGCGCCGCGGCGTCCACCGCCTCGACCGCTTTGACCGCCGCCTCGAAATCCCCCGTGTGACCGACCATATCCGGATTGGCGAAATTCAGGCACACGAAGTTGTACTTCTCTTCGGCGAGCGCCTCGGCGGCCCGGCGGGCTATTCCAGCGGCACTCATTTCCGGTTGCAGATCGTAGGTAGCCACCTTCGGGGAAGGCACCAGAATCCGGTCTTCTCCCTCGAAGGTTTCTTCGCGCCCTCCACTGAAGAAATAGGTGACGTGCGCGTATTTCTCCGTTTCCGCAATGCGCAACTGGGCTCCTCCCTGCGCCGCAATGACTTCGCCAAGCGTACGGCGCAGATTCACTTTCGGAAAAGCGACCGGCAGGTCGAAGGTTTCGTCGTAGGGCGAGAACAGGGTAAAGCACAGGTCCGAAAGCGGCGCCCGGTCGAAGCCGTCGAATTCCGGATCGGTGAAGGCGCGGGTCATTTGCCGGGCCCGGTCGCCCCGGAAATTGTAGAAAATGACGGCATCGCCACTTTGCACGCGGGAAGGCGGCCCATCGCTCTGAATCAGCGAAACTTCCACGAATTCATCCGTGACCCCATCCTGGTAGCTGGCCTGCAGGGCCGATGCAGCGTCGGCGAATGCCTTGCCCTCTCCATGCACAAGCAGGTCGTATGCCTGTTTGATCCGTTCCCAGCGCCGGTCGCGGTCCATTGCATAGTAGCGCCCCACGACCGATGCGATCCGGCCCGCGCCGATTTCCCGCGCGTTTTCCTCGAAATCACGCGCGTACCCGAGGCCGCCGTGCGGGTCGGTGTCGCGGCCGTCCGTAAAGGCATGGACGCACACCCGGTCTCCGGTCAATCCCTGTTGCGCGGCAAGGCGCAGCAAGGCATACAGATGGCCCAGGGAGGAATGCACGCCGCCATCCGAAAACAGCCCCATAAGATGCAGCCGCGAATCCCTTTCGGCGGCATGGCGCACGGCTGCAAGCAAGGCCTCGTTTTCGAAGAAATCGCCGTCCTCGATCGCCTTGTCGATGCGCGTAATTTCCTGGTAGACCACCCGGCCCGCCCCGAGATTCATGTGACCCACTTCAGAGTTTCCCATCTGCCCGTCAGGTAGACCCACCGGCCTACCTGATGCTTCGAGACGGGCATGAGGCCATGCGGCGAAAAGCTCGTCAAGGAACGGTTTCCGGGCATGGTCGATAGCGCTCACCGAGGTGTCCTCGGCAATGCCGTAGCCATCCAGAATAACCAGTATGTGGCGCTTCCTGTGATCCACTTTGTTGTATACCCTGTTGTTTATACCCTGAAATCCCTGACTTTCCGGGCTGTAGCCCCTGTCTTACTGTAAAATACGTTCATA
Protein-coding sequences here:
- a CDS encoding PQQ-dependent sugar dehydrogenase, with product MPICCLVLLFLGASACGLGEFADPEPVPEEGELQLEEPFPALRFTRPVDFQIPGDGSGRIFVVEQAGVIKVFDNRSDIGSADTFLDIKDRVRDQGNEEGLLGLAFHPEFATNGYFFVDYTASDPRRTVVARYSVDPNDPDRALPGSETVILEVAQPYGNHNAGQIVFGPGDGYLYVTLGDGGSAGDPQDNSQDPTTLLGAILRIDVDGESPYAIPPDNPFAGNTEGYREEIYAYGLRNPWRISFDLPTGRLWAADVGQHRYEEVHIIEAGKNYGWDIIEGMHCYEPSTGCDQEGLEPPVWEYSHDFGISITGGFVYHGDLAPSLAGRYVFADYGTGRIWALAWDGAEAEVEEIMNTSLAISSFGVDAQQELYALAFNGRIYRFTEQSPDP
- a CDS encoding sugar ABC transporter ATP-binding protein, with the translated sequence MSSPVLRLEGIRKSFGPVHALRGVDLNVRAGEVHALVGENGAGKSTLMKILSGAYQPDAGSMTLYGEPYAPANPLDGRDAGISMIYQELVLAPHLTVEENVTLGAEHARRGWIRPRTREVEQVLRDLGQQGIAPDVRVSDLSIGKKQLVEIARALLFDARIVVMDEPTSSLAADDTQALFEAIGRMKEQGLAVIYISHFLEEVQEVCDCYTVLRDGEMISTGRVADTSIPRIIEDMVGRSVDELFPSSHHEIGDPLLDVSDLQGRQGLPDGVHFTLHRGEIMGISGLVGAGRSEMVRTLFGLEPARDGTLSIRGHDALRVAWMTPRAALDQGLDLLSENRKEEGLALNLSLVFNLTLSDLRRYSRAGFLQLARERRDGAHWIDVLRIRTGSIEQRADELSGGNQQKVCLARLLQQDNDILFLDEPTRGIDIGSKAEIYKLVHRLAEQGKAIVMISSYLPELLGVCDTLGVMHKGRLSTVRPIHEWTEHRIMQFATSGHDA
- a CDS encoding Gfo/Idh/MocA family oxidoreductase; protein product: MKRIVSALLVALAAFISFAPAYGQEAAPLRLALARLTQDHVSWVFNRPDKTDIEIVGAYEPNAALRERFIERYDLDPGLFFTDLEDMLDEAAPEAVAAFGSIAEHVEVVEAAAPRGVHVMVEKPLAFAMEDALRMRALAEQHDIHVITNYETSWYPSMYAAQEAIADSALGPVRKMVIRDGHQGPAEIGVSAEFLEWLTDPAYNGGGALIDFGCYGANLATWLMGGEPPRTVTAVTQQIKPDIYPQVDDEATILLTWPHAQAIIQASWNWPFNRKDMHVYGRTGYLFAPHGTELRIRREGDAGERVHRLEPRPAPLDDPFSYLAAVVRGEVQVSGTDLSSLENNVTVVRILDAARESARTGRTVVLE
- a CDS encoding ABC transporter permease gives rise to the protein MTKKRDYKAMLSELGPFLGLIFVFVLFTILTPSAFTSFYNIKTILTQSVIIGIAAYGTTFIIVSEGIDLSVGSQIALTTVIVATVLNLPASDPGLFYPLLALAAGVLACTGVGAFNGFIITKFRIVPFIVTLGTMQIVRGLAKWIGKEQTVATPSNWLTNLMLIDPSPSWLIFGPGVWLTLVLLFVSAVLLKYTVLGRYTFAIGSNEQTARLCGIKVDRMKIVIYALGGLLTGIAGVMQYSYLTVGDPTTAVGLELDIIAAVVIGGGSLSGGEGSVVGSIFGALIMAVLRNGSNMLGLPNYVQEIIIGTIIVGAVLVDQQKHRLRAAG
- a CDS encoding ABC transporter substrate-binding protein; its protein translation is MGRRRGGGRGDYEHQPCYLVLWSRCAAGTVRTGFQRQDIPVHGAISRSVSCTCTHVARRAGHAYYAGHVSLRANAVTSYRLFPVSHTLRRIALLALIPIVWGCGSSSEGSGEDGATSSLEIAVVPKGTTHEFWKAIHAGAEKAAVEFGVDVIWQGPQKEDDRQLQIQVVQNLISRGVDAIVLAPLDSRSMARPVEAAVARGIPVVVIDSGLESEAQSSFIASNNYEGGRIGGQYLAEAIGGEGKVVLLRYQEGSASTTNRERGFLDALNEYAPDAELLIDNMYAGATMAKALQVSQNILNRFPEIDAIFTPNESATQGMLRALETSGRAGEVMLVGFDVNQILLDAMRDGKLHGLVVQDPVGMGYEGVKAAVSIVQGETIPERMDTRTILVTPYNIDDADIQELLHPDFERWLGN
- a CDS encoding phytanoyl-CoA dioxygenase family protein; the protein is MSFNDLSRLHTVVSDLFSGMDPETHRLTAEQVAVFSEKGYVSGISLLNDEQIEALRAELQEFFDPGHEGHELWHEYHTNESGDPDNVLFHALGAWRIRPGFHDALWNPAFTVPAAQLLAGPVRFWHDQLFCKPARHGGVVAWHQDYSYWTRTQPLSHLTCWIGLDDATVDNGCICYIPGSHEWELLPITGLANDMEAIFQVLTEEQKEAFNPVSIELKAGEATFHHPLMVHGSHANRTARPRRAMVINVVRDGVHSATDEPLLDGVPTIGKGKALDGQFFPLLYDPSNP
- a CDS encoding 2,3-bisphosphoglycerate-independent phosphoglycerate mutase; amino-acid sequence: MDHRKRHILVILDGYGIAEDTSVSAIDHARKPFLDELFAAWPHARLEASGRPVGLPDGQMGNSEVGHMNLGAGRVVYQEITRIDKAIEDGDFFENEALLAAVRHAAERDSRLHLMGLFSDGGVHSSLGHLYALLRLAAQQGLTGDRVCVHAFTDGRDTDPHGGLGYARDFEENAREIGAGRIASVVGRYYAMDRDRRWERIKQAYDLLVHGEGKAFADAASALQASYQDGVTDEFVEVSLIQSDGPPSRVQSGDAVIFYNFRGDRARQMTRAFTDPEFDGFDRAPLSDLCFTLFSPYDETFDLPVAFPKVNLRRTLGEVIAAQGGAQLRIAETEKYAHVTYFFSGGREETFEGEDRILVPSPKVATYDLQPEMSAAGIARRAAEALAEEKYNFVCLNFANPDMVGHTGDFEAAVKAVEAVDAAARVVIEAAIAHGYSVSVIADHGNADRMRNPDGSPHTAHTTALVPHLIVREGFDGPIRDGKLGDVAPTILAILGEPIPEEMTGEVLV